The proteins below are encoded in one region of Grus americana isolate bGruAme1 chromosome 25, bGruAme1.mat, whole genome shotgun sequence:
- the SPDEF gene encoding SAM pointed domain-containing Ets transcription factor produces the protein MAASGRWGSPAKVAQGGLEPALSRGMGSASPGLTTLPPNRLPRPDAALLPPPRDPDTRSWGCPDSPSPPTTPEQPLPAFCLHYFDMLYSEDIAWTTKGVGEPSQSGAQGGRGEAQKEPEQCPIIDSQGLGLGAEGDLQASLHLEEHSLEQVQSMVVGEVLKDIETACKLLNIAADPADWSPGNVQKWILWTEHQYRLPQIGKSFQELSGKDLCAMSEEQFCQRSPACGDILHAHLDIWKSAAWMKEKAAPGDVRYCGGDASWADSEVDSSCASQPIHLWQFLKELLLKPHNYGRFIRWLNKEKGIFKIEDSAQVARLWGIRKNRPAMNYDKLSRSIRQYYKKGIIRKPDISQRLVYQFVHPV, from the exons GTTTGGAGCCGGCGCTGAGCAGAGGGATGGGCAGCGCCAGCCCCGGGCTGACCACTCTGCCCCCCAACCGTCTCCCCCGGCCGGACGCTGCCTTGCTGCCCCCCCCACGGGACCCCGACACccggagctggggctgcccggaTAGCCCAagcccccccaccacccccgaGCAACCCCTGCCTGCTTTCTGCCTGCACTACTTCGACATGCTCTACTCGGAGGACATCGCCTGGACCACCAAGGGCGTGGGGGAACCGTCCCAAAGCGGTGCCCAGGGGGGGCGAGGGGAGGCGCAGAAGGAGCCGGAGCAATGTCCCATCATCGACAGCCAGGgcttggggctgggggctgagggggACCTGCAGGCCAGCCTGCACCTGGAGGAGCACTCGCTGGAGCAGGTACAGAGCATGGTGGTGGGCGAGGTGCTGAAGGACATCGAGACAGCCTGCAAGCTCCTCAACATCGCCGCAG ACCCCGCGGACTGGAGCCCCGGCAATGTGCAGAAGTGGATCCTGTGGACGGAGCACCAGTACCGGCTGCCACAGATCGGGAAGTCCTTCCAGGAGCTGTCGGGAAAGGACTTGTGTGCCATGTCCGAGGAGCAATTCTGCCAGCGCTCGCCTGCCTGCGGCGACATCCTGCATGCCCACCTCGACATCTGGAAGTCTG CCGCTTGGATGAAGGAAAAAGCCGCCCCGGGAGATGTGAGATACTGCG GAGGTGATGCCAGCTGGGcggacagtgaggtggactcATCCTGCGCCAGCCAGCCCATCCACCTCTGGCAGTTCctcaaagagctgctgctgaaaccCCACAACTACGGGCGCTTCATCCGCTGGCTCAACAAAGAGAAAG GCATCTTCAAGATCGAGGACTCAGCGCAAGTGGCCCGTCTGTGGGGCATCCGGAAGAACCGCCCGGCCATGAACTACGACAAGCTGAGCCGCTCCATCCGGCAGTATTACAAGAAAGGCATCATCCGGAAACCCGACATCTCCCAGCGCCTCGTCTACCAGTTCGTCCACCCGGTCTGA